A genomic region of Podarcis raffonei isolate rPodRaf1 chromosome 13, rPodRaf1.pri, whole genome shotgun sequence contains the following coding sequences:
- the TEX51 gene encoding testis-expressed protein 51 isoform X1: MARISLLGWLAWSLPVQLAGTCLRCWPDAIVYFGYDSYLLLGQDSEATKNLGKLFIGSAEDLAAYGRHYLEREHMEREAGTLFLHLEQIIKRSGKDHGSLMREAEEEKKNFVKRLEEASKAFVKEVCSLSCAKSRFRPYEVAQCSNCQLIKVSCLDPFVCAGPNVIAAVLVPLLLLLGIGAAWWYRRRKQKEQGKDKSSGDEDSSESSEWSSDSSEKADANPIYAEVPSTPIYANVPAHADVPAYANVPNPPEFTIPSPPPFD, translated from the exons ATGGCCAGGATATCGCTGCTCGGCTGGCTGGCCTGGTCCCTGCCTGTGCAGCTGGCAGGCACATGCCTCCGTTGCTGGCCAGATGCCATTGTCTACTTTGGCTACGACTCCTATTTGCTGCTTGGGCAGGACTCAGAGGCCACCAAAAACTTGGGGAAGCTTTTCATAGGCAGCGCTGAAGACCTCGCCGCCTATGGCAGACACTATTTGG AACGGGAACATATGGAGCGTGAGGCTGGAACTCTCTTTCTCCACCTTGAACAGATTATCAAGAGGAGTGGGAAAG ATCATGGCAGCCTTATgagggaggcagaggaggaaaagaagaattttGTCAAGCGATTGGAAGAGGCATCTAAGGCCTTTGTGAAGGAAG TCTGCAGCCTTTCCTGTG CTAAGTCCCGGTTCCGACCCTACGAAGTGGCACAGTGTTCAAACTGCCAGCTTATCAAAGTTTCCTGCCTTGACCCCTTTGTATGTGCAG GGCCCAATGTTATTGCAGCAGTGCTGGTGCCACTTCTGCTCTTGCTTGGTATAGGAGCAGCATGGTG GTATCGCCGTCGCAAACAGAAGGAGCAAGGAAAAGACAAGTCTTCAGGAGATGAGGACAGCTCAGAGAGTTCTGAGTGGAGCTCTGATAGTTCAGAGAAGGCGGATGCCAATCCAATATATGCAGAAGTTCCAAGCACCCCCATATATGCTAATGTCCCAGCACATGCTGATGTCCCAGCATATGCTAATGTTCCAAACCCTCCAGAATTCACCATCCCAAGCCCTCCACCCTTTGATTAA
- the TEX51 gene encoding testis-expressed protein 51 isoform X2, producing MEREAGTLFLHLEQIIKRSGKDHGSLMREAEEEKKNFVKRLEEASKAFVKEVCSLSCAKSRFRPYEVAQCSNCQLIKVSCLDPFVCAGPNVIAAVLVPLLLLLGIGAAWWYRRRKQKEQGKDKSSGDEDSSESSEWSSDSSEKADANPIYAEVPSTPIYANVPAHADVPAYANVPNPPEFTIPSPPPFD from the exons ATGGAGCGTGAGGCTGGAACTCTCTTTCTCCACCTTGAACAGATTATCAAGAGGAGTGGGAAAG ATCATGGCAGCCTTATgagggaggcagaggaggaaaagaagaattttGTCAAGCGATTGGAAGAGGCATCTAAGGCCTTTGTGAAGGAAG TCTGCAGCCTTTCCTGTG CTAAGTCCCGGTTCCGACCCTACGAAGTGGCACAGTGTTCAAACTGCCAGCTTATCAAAGTTTCCTGCCTTGACCCCTTTGTATGTGCAG GGCCCAATGTTATTGCAGCAGTGCTGGTGCCACTTCTGCTCTTGCTTGGTATAGGAGCAGCATGGTG GTATCGCCGTCGCAAACAGAAGGAGCAAGGAAAAGACAAGTCTTCAGGAGATGAGGACAGCTCAGAGAGTTCTGAGTGGAGCTCTGATAGTTCAGAGAAGGCGGATGCCAATCCAATATATGCAGAAGTTCCAAGCACCCCCATATATGCTAATGTCCCAGCACATGCTGATGTCCCAGCATATGCTAATGTTCCAAACCCTCCAGAATTCACCATCCCAAGCCCTCCACCCTTTGATTAA
- the LOC128399277 gene encoding uncharacterized protein LOC128399277 codes for MCLYLPPRPFQTKFQMDTVLLNYDFILVGTPPLPFQMFGYISIPSCPTPLLGPALLCLFFFFSTKGVTSVNPLHYTWERLRPWEYLSLPSPGPGGIPLICGQRPKDGSGKGGWTIIPHRATRPPLHFAACPLQTPGPKGATIFVSFCKDRGALLAHHTSGGGDLKQPTQPAVKKEPGSHRRIDTLENLKKRKSFPTATCPGREGGTIAEVESLSLSLGLLCGSPETAKGPLPDVERQGICKAQPPFSVSGLQQARVRTRMMSVDKATTSLRRRKFSLSLSFSYAKSAHCLKREPGGGERRGEDTQPHPQPRDPTLQHSSHRG; via the exons ATGTGCCTctacctccctcccaggcccttCCAAACAAAGTTTC agatGGACACTGTCCTTTTAaattatgattttattttggtagGCACTCCCCCActtcccttccagatgtttggttaCATCTCCAtcccctcctgccccacccctcTGCTGGGACCAGCCCttctctgcctcttcttttttttttccacTAAGGGGGTGACGTCAGTGAATCCCCTTCACTACACCTGGGAACGGTTGAGACCCTGGGAATACTTGTCTCTTCCGTCTCCGGGGCCAGGCGGGATACCACTAATCTGCGGTCAGAGACCAAAAGATGGATCTGGAAAGGGGGGCTGGACCATCATTCCTCACAGGGCGACGAGGCCACCGCTACACTTTGCCGCCTGCCCTCTGCAGACTCCCGGGCCGAAGGGAGCCAccatttttgtttcgttttgcaaGGATCGTGGAGCCCTATTGGCGCATCACACCTCGGGGGGCGGGGACTTGAAGCAGCCAACACAGCCTGCTGTGAAGAAGGAACCTGGAAGCCATCGGAGGATCGATACTCTTGagaatcttaaaaaaagaaaaagttttccaACAGCAACGTGtccggggagggagggggggactaTTGCAGAagttgagtctctctctctctctcttggcctgCTTTGTGGAAGCCCAGAAACAGCCAAAGGCCCCCTGCCAGATGTGGAACGGCAGGGGATCTGTAAAGCCCAGCCGCCCTTCTCCGTTTCTGGACTGCAGCAGGCCAGGGTGAGGACTCGGATGATGAGTGTGGACAAAGCAACAACGTCCCTGCGGAGGAGgaaattctccctctccctctctttctcttatgCCAAAAGTGCGCATTGCTTGAAaagggagccgggggggggggagaggagaggagaggacacGCAGCCACACCCACAACCCAGGGACCCCACTTTGCAGCACTCTTCGCACAGGGGGTGA